From the genome of Gracilimonas sp., one region includes:
- the speB gene encoding agmatinase produces the protein MTKLNQLFAGIEGSHNEFEQARVLLQSVPYDGTSTWGKGADQGFEAFLDAAENMEIYDIETDSEVYKQGVHIIDPILEDASPEAMFEAVYKSTKELLKKDKFLTFFGGEHSISIGIIKAFYEAHPDITILQLDAHTDLRPEYHGSPYNHACAVYDASQNANLIQVGIRSMDSGELEYLDRNKCYFAEDMYGQTDWMDDSLSKITDKVYITLDLDVFDPSIMPATGTPEPGGMNWNTMIKYLKKVFQQKNVLGFDIVELAPIEGFSAPQFLAAKLYYKMLSYKFANS, from the coding sequence ATGACTAAATTGAATCAACTATTTGCAGGTATAGAGGGAAGTCACAATGAATTTGAGCAAGCCAGGGTCTTGCTTCAGTCTGTTCCCTACGATGGAACCAGTACCTGGGGAAAAGGTGCCGACCAAGGCTTTGAGGCTTTTCTGGATGCCGCAGAGAACATGGAGATCTATGACATTGAAACCGATAGTGAGGTGTACAAACAAGGCGTTCATATTATAGACCCCATCCTCGAAGATGCTTCACCTGAAGCTATGTTTGAAGCCGTATATAAAAGCACAAAAGAACTTCTGAAAAAGGATAAATTTCTCACTTTCTTTGGTGGTGAGCACTCTATTAGTATTGGCATTATCAAGGCTTTTTATGAAGCCCATCCGGATATCACCATCCTTCAGCTGGATGCTCATACCGATCTCCGCCCTGAGTATCACGGCTCACCATACAATCACGCCTGTGCGGTCTATGATGCCTCTCAAAACGCAAACCTTATACAGGTAGGTATCCGAAGTATGGATTCCGGAGAACTTGAATACCTTGACCGCAATAAATGTTATTTTGCAGAAGATATGTATGGCCAAACGGATTGGATGGATGATTCCCTGAGTAAAATTACCGACAAGGTGTATATCACACTTGATCTGGATGTCTTTGACCCTTCAATTATGCCTGCGACCGGAACCCCAGAGCCGGGCGGGATGAACTGGAATACAATGATTAAATACTTGAAGAAAGTATTTCAGCAAAAGAATGTGCTCGGCTTTGATATTGTTGAACTCGCCCCAATTGAAGGATTTTCTGCACCTCAATTTTTGGCTGCCAAACTTTACTATAAAATGCTAAGCTATAAATTTGCTAACTCATGA
- a CDS encoding deoxyhypusine synthase family protein, translating to MSNKGPVSEFLTHHFRHFNAATVVDAAKAYEKQLDSGAKMMITLAGAMSSGELGLSLAEMIREDKVHIITCTGANLEEDVFNLVAHNYYKRIPNYRDLSPQDEQDLLDQHFNRVTDTCIPEEEAMRRIEDHLVKRWVKATEEGNRHFPHEYFFDLLLSGDLEDDYQIDPKDSWLMAAAEKNIPVIVPGWEDSTCGNFFASHCIEGRTKPNAMKSGIEYMIYLSDWYLNNSDSGVGFFQIGGGIAGDFPICVVPMIEQDLGKEDVPLWSYFCQISDSTTSYGSYSGAVPNEKITWGKLGIDTPKFIIESDATIVAPLIFAYLLGW from the coding sequence ATGAGTAATAAAGGACCTGTTTCAGAATTTTTAACCCATCATTTCCGACACTTTAACGCTGCTACTGTTGTTGATGCTGCCAAAGCCTACGAAAAACAGCTTGATTCGGGAGCAAAAATGATGATCACTCTTGCCGGAGCCATGAGTTCAGGTGAGTTAGGATTATCACTGGCAGAGATGATACGGGAGGATAAGGTTCATATTATTACTTGTACCGGAGCCAACCTGGAAGAGGATGTGTTCAATCTCGTGGCCCATAATTATTACAAACGAATTCCGAATTACAGGGATTTGAGCCCACAGGACGAGCAAGATCTCCTCGATCAGCATTTCAACCGCGTAACAGATACCTGTATACCGGAAGAAGAAGCCATGCGGCGAATTGAAGATCACCTGGTTAAACGCTGGGTAAAAGCCACCGAAGAAGGGAATCGACATTTCCCTCACGAATACTTCTTTGATCTGCTCTTGAGTGGCGATCTGGAAGATGACTACCAGATTGATCCAAAAGATTCCTGGTTAATGGCAGCGGCAGAAAAAAATATCCCTGTTATTGTTCCGGGCTGGGAAGATTCAACCTGTGGTAATTTCTTTGCCTCCCATTGTATTGAGGGCCGCACAAAGCCAAACGCGATGAAGTCAGGAATTGAATACATGATATATCTGTCTGATTGGTATTTGAATAACTCAGACAGCGGAGTTGGCTTTTTCCAGATTGGCGGCGGAATTGCCGGGGATTTCCCAATATGCGTAGTGCCAATGATTGAGCAGGACCTTGGGAAGGAAGATGTACCTCTTTGGTCTTATTTCTGTCAAATTAGCGATTCCACAACCAGCTATGGTTCATACTCAGGCGCTGTTCCCAATGAAAAGATAACCTGGGGCAAACTTGGAATAGACACTCCAAAGTTCATAATTGAATCTGATGCTACTATTGTAGCTCCGCTTATTTTTGCTTATCTGTTGGGTTGGTAA